From the genome of Caretta caretta isolate rCarCar2 chromosome 27, rCarCar1.hap1, whole genome shotgun sequence, one region includes:
- the LOC142070192 gene encoding uncharacterized protein LOC142070192: MQSSSAEVTMMESQNRKRAPAWTEREVRDLIAVWGEESVLSELRSSFRNAKTFLKISQGMKDRGHNRDPKQCRVKLKELRQAYQKTREANSRSGSEPQTCRFYDELHAILGGSATTTPAVLFDSFNGDGGNTEVGFGDEEDDEEEVVDSSQQASGETGFPDSQELFLTLDLEPVPPEPTQGCLLDSAGGEGTSAACVSMITGSSPSQRLVKLRKKKKRTRDEMFSELMLSSHTDRAQTNAWRQIMSECRKAQNDREERWRAEESKWRAEESKWRAEDRAEAQRWRQHDERRQDSMLRLLQDQTSMLQCMVELQQRQLEHRLPLQPLCNQPPSSPSSIASTPRRPRTRWGGLRPTSHSPTEDCPKKRRLSFNKF; the protein is encoded by the exons atgcagagctcatcagcagaggtgaccatgatggagtcccagaatcgcaaaagagctccagcatggactgaacgggaggtacgggatctgatcgctgtttggggagaggaatccgtgctatcagaactccgttccagttttcgaaatgccaaaacctttctgaaaatctcccagggcatgaaggacagaggccataacagggacccgaagcagtgccgcgtgaaactgaaggagctgaggcaagcctaccagaaaaccagagaggcgaacagccgctctgggtcagagccccaaacatgccgcttctatgatgagctgcatgccattttagggggttcagccaccactaccccagccgtgttgtttgactccttcaatggagatggaggcaatacagaagtaggttttggggacgaagaagatgatgaggaggaggttgtagatagctcacagcaagcaagcggagaaaccggttttcccgacagccaggaactgtttctcaccctagacctggagccagtaccccccgaacccacccaaggctgcctcctggactcagcaggcggagaagggacctctg ctgcatgtgtttcaatgatcacaggatcttctccttcccagaggctagtgaagcttagaaagaaaaaaaaacgcactcgcgatgaaatgttctccgagctcatgctgtcctcccacactgacagagcacagacgaatgcgtggaggcaaataatgtcagagtgcaggaaagcacaaaatgaccgggaggagaggtggagggctgaagagagtaagtggcgggctgaagagagtaagtggcgggctgaagacagggctgaagctcaaaggtggcggcagcatgatgagaggaggcaggattcaatgctgaggctgctgcaggaccaaaccagtatgctccagtgtatggttgagctgcagcaaaggcagctggagcacagactgccactgcagcccctctgtaaccaaccgccctcctccccaagttccatagcctccacacccagacgcccaagaacgcggtggggaggcctccggccaaccagccactcccccacagaggattgcccaaaaaaaagaaggctgtcattcaataaattttaa